A genome region from Balneolaceae bacterium includes the following:
- a CDS encoding mechanosensitive ion channel family protein, with protein MDTFDYLISPDFLALLARLALLLAVSLPALALIRRSARAFCSRKYSPHYGMLAGKVVWYTGLTLIAITVMSQLGISLAPMLGAAGIVGIALGFASQTSVSNIISGMFLIAEQPFKVDDIITVNNQTGIVLSIDVLSVKLRTFDNQFVRIPNETIIKTEVINLTRFPIRRFSAKVSVAYKEDIGRVRDVLMDVAEKNDFALSEPEPHILFDTFGASSIDLFLRVWAPSEDYLLLRNSIQEEVKARFDEEGIEIPFPHVSLYSGAATRALPIQLVQPQGNDAEEAGRPRPTPSDPGD; from the coding sequence ATGGATACCTTTGACTACCTTATATCACCGGATTTCCTGGCCCTTCTGGCCCGACTAGCCCTGCTACTGGCGGTCAGCCTGCCGGCGCTGGCCCTGATTCGCCGATCGGCCCGCGCCTTCTGCTCCCGTAAGTACTCCCCCCACTACGGCATGCTGGCCGGCAAGGTGGTCTGGTATACCGGACTCACCCTCATCGCAATAACTGTCATGAGTCAGCTGGGTATCAGCCTGGCGCCCATGCTGGGCGCCGCGGGCATCGTGGGCATTGCGCTGGGTTTCGCCTCGCAGACCAGCGTTTCCAACATCATCAGCGGGATGTTTCTCATCGCCGAACAGCCTTTCAAGGTGGACGATATCATAACGGTCAACAATCAGACGGGAATCGTGCTCTCCATCGACGTGCTCTCGGTGAAACTCCGCACCTTCGACAACCAGTTTGTTCGCATTCCCAACGAAACCATTATCAAGACCGAGGTGATCAACCTGACCCGTTTTCCCATCCGGCGCTTCAGCGCCAAGGTGTCGGTGGCCTATAAGGAAGACATAGGGCGGGTGCGCGATGTGCTCATGGATGTGGCGGAGAAAAATGACTTCGCCCTGAGCGAACCCGAACCCCACATCCTCTTCGACACCTTCGGCGCCTCCTCCATCGACCTGTTCCTGCGGGTTTGGGCGCCGAGCGAGGATTACCTGCTGCTGAGAAACAGCATACAGGAAGAGGTGAAGGCACGCTTTGACGAGGAGGGCATTGAAATTCCCTTCCCCCACGTCTCCCTCTACAGCGGGGCGGCCACCCGGGCGCTCCCCATCCAGCTGGTGCAGCCGCAGGGCAATGATGCGGAAGAGGCGGGCCGGCCGCGGCCCACGCCGTCCGACCCGGGCGACTGA
- a CDS encoding amidohydrolase family protein, whose protein sequence is MKPWTGKGMLGALCLAMAALLAGCGGEGSPRADLVVLSRDISQIDPAELPDTEAVTTIVGGKVVYERK, encoded by the coding sequence GTGAAACCATGGACGGGCAAGGGAATGCTGGGCGCGCTCTGCCTGGCGATGGCGGCACTTCTGGCGGGATGCGGGGGCGAGGGGTCCCCGCGGGCCGACCTGGTGGTGCTCTCGCGAGATATTTCTCAGATCGATCCGGCCGAACTTCCCGATACGGAGGCCGTTACCACTATCGTGGGCGGGAAAGTGGTTTACGAGCGGAAGTGA
- a CDS encoding DUF432 domain-containing protein, producing MSNSFWGELPLEEDRKVRHLSIGNLHIWYQRRKDEIWIDHRYEGDAALPENGEPPDDLEWSRWAVSAPSRTLHLSPAFPDLPVVVASEYPLKITPGTTIEIYTRIPVWVRITLGAGGHQLIELPTIRLSKTWFGTPLEGELCYWSTTLARRSLEEVRFKPHVANCPIRISNGAEEDLDFDKICFRVERLKIFDMDGQLWSDEARISYQGAELNSDIVVSGRLPEDMPKGVLLAEPRRPVQRSLATRTFRKIIDHNTYFGR from the coding sequence ATGTCTAATTCATTCTGGGGCGAACTGCCGCTGGAGGAGGACCGCAAGGTGCGCCACCTCTCCATCGGAAACCTCCATATATGGTACCAGCGACGGAAGGACGAAATCTGGATTGACCATCGCTACGAGGGCGATGCCGCCCTGCCGGAGAACGGCGAGCCCCCTGACGACCTGGAATGGTCGCGCTGGGCGGTCTCCGCGCCTTCCCGGACCCTGCACCTCTCCCCCGCCTTTCCCGATCTGCCGGTAGTGGTGGCCTCGGAATACCCTCTCAAAATCACGCCCGGAACCACGATCGAAATCTATACCCGCATTCCCGTCTGGGTGCGCATTACGCTGGGAGCCGGAGGGCACCAGCTGATCGAGCTGCCGACAATTCGACTTTCCAAAACGTGGTTCGGCACCCCGCTGGAGGGGGAACTCTGCTATTGGTCCACCACGCTGGCGCGACGCAGCCTGGAGGAGGTGCGGTTCAAGCCTCACGTGGCCAACTGTCCCATTCGCATCTCTAACGGAGCCGAGGAGGATCTGGACTTCGATAAAATCTGCTTCCGGGTGGAACGTCTCAAGATCTTCGACATGGACGGACAGCTTTGGTCCGACGAGGCCCGGATCAGCTACCAGGGAGCCGAGCTTAACAGCGACATCGTGGTGTCGGGCCGCCTGCCGGAAGACATGCCGAAGGGCGTTCTGCTCGCCGAGCCCCGTAGACCGGTGCAGCGCAGTCTGGCAACACGCACCTTCAGGAAAATCATCGACCACAATACCTACTTCGGAAGATAA
- a CDS encoding histidine kinase dimerization/phosphoacceptor domain -containing protein codes for MSDKPRMTDAATKAKAALRVIAGTPAGEVAAELDVEPGRVERWVEKLRRDAPATFEGNTSDAYRSLLDSITRNVQEAVLRSTPEEGLIYVNDAFLKMFGYQSKEEVLNTQPEKFYAESEERWDLVKEMREKGRISNAEVRFRRRDGSEFWGLENSILVEVDGRIYIDGIVHDITERKRFEKRIQESLREKDVMLGEIHHRVKNNLAVISGLLYLQEERSGDRTASNLLRQSRSRINSMGIVHEMLYKNRTFSSIDPVECVEELVAYIRSDLDLVGKGMQVKVEGGDMQLDMNTAVPFALILHELVSNAFKYASRGEDEEPGLLEISFSKEGDHYRMVIGDNGPGIPDGVLDNLEHACSLGLFLVHTLVNQLNGDMDVEVDEGTRFTITFPG; via the coding sequence ATGAGCGACAAACCTCGTATGACGGATGCTGCGACCAAGGCGAAGGCGGCCCTGCGGGTGATCGCAGGAACGCCGGCCGGGGAGGTGGCCGCCGAACTGGATGTTGAGCCCGGGAGGGTGGAGCGCTGGGTGGAAAAGTTGCGCCGGGACGCGCCCGCAACCTTTGAGGGGAATACATCCGATGCATACCGATCCCTTCTAGACTCCATCACGCGCAACGTACAGGAGGCCGTACTGCGCAGCACGCCGGAAGAAGGCCTGATCTACGTCAACGACGCCTTCCTGAAGATGTTCGGGTACCAATCGAAGGAGGAGGTCCTGAACACGCAGCCCGAAAAGTTCTACGCTGAGAGCGAGGAGCGCTGGGACCTGGTCAAGGAGATGCGCGAAAAGGGGCGCATCAGCAACGCGGAGGTGCGTTTTCGGCGCCGGGACGGCAGCGAATTCTGGGGCCTGGAAAACTCCATCCTGGTGGAGGTCGACGGACGCATCTACATCGACGGTATCGTACACGACATCACCGAGCGCAAGCGTTTTGAGAAACGAATCCAGGAGTCGCTAAGGGAAAAAGACGTCATGCTGGGCGAAATCCACCACCGGGTGAAAAACAACCTTGCCGTTATTTCGGGGCTGCTCTACCTGCAGGAGGAGCGCTCCGGCGACCGCACGGCAAGCAACCTGCTGCGGCAGAGCAGGAGCCGCATCAATTCCATGGGTATCGTACATGAGATGCTCTACAAGAACCGCACCTTTTCCAGCATCGACCCTGTAGAGTGCGTGGAGGAGCTGGTGGCGTACATCCGGTCGGACCTGGATCTTGTCGGAAAGGGGATGCAGGTGAAGGTGGAGGGCGGAGACATGCAGCTGGATATGAATACGGCGGTGCCCTTCGCGCTTATCCTGCATGAACTGGTGAGCAACGCCTTCAAATACGCTTCCCGTGGAGAGGACGAAGAGCCTGGCCTGCTGGAAATAAGTTTTTCTAAGGAAGGAGACCACTACCGCATGGTGATAGGCGACAACGGGCCCGGCATCCCCGACGGGGTGCTGGACAACCTGGAGCATGCGTGCTCCCTCGGGCTGTTCCTGGTTCATACCCTTGTAAACCAGCTCAACGGCGACATGGATGTGGAAGTGGACGAGGGCACGCGTTTCACCATCACTTTTCCCGGCTGA
- a CDS encoding YceI family protein, which produces MDTATDTQTKWKIDQSHSEIQFKVKHLVISTVTGKFTSFDAEAESSEDSFENAEVYFEADVDSVDTGNEDRDQHLKSDDFFNAEEHPKLTFRSTSMENTGENEYRLTGDLTIRGTTNEITLDVNHGGTVEDPYGNTKAGFELSGTLNRKDYGLQWDAVTEAGNVVVGDKVKLILNVQFIQG; this is translated from the coding sequence ATGGATACCGCAACCGACACCCAGACAAAGTGGAAGATTGACCAGTCCCATTCCGAAATTCAGTTCAAGGTCAAGCACTTGGTGATCTCAACAGTCACCGGCAAGTTTACCTCATTCGACGCCGAGGCCGAATCGTCCGAAGACAGCTTCGAAAATGCCGAGGTATACTTCGAGGCCGACGTCGACAGCGTGGACACCGGCAACGAGGACCGCGACCAGCACCTTAAGTCGGACGACTTTTTCAACGCTGAAGAGCATCCGAAACTGACCTTTCGCTCCACCTCCATGGAGAATACGGGCGAGAATGAATACCGCCTGACAGGCGACCTTACCATCCGGGGAACCACCAACGAAATCACCCTGGACGTGAACCATGGAGGAACAGTAGAGGACCCCTACGGCAACACCAAGGCCGGATTTGAACTCTCCGGTACCCTGAACCGCAAGGACTACGGCCTACAATGGGACGCCGTGACCGAAGCGGGCAACGTGGTGGTCGGCGACAAGGTAAAACTGATACTGAACGTTCAGTTTATACAAGGCTGA
- a CDS encoding 2'-5' RNA ligase family protein: MADQAAYSLWLRPFGDIAFSLEQHIKKLSKKYDTPQFKPHVTLLGSVKKGRTELVQLTDTLARSTAPFEILLTTAAYNNTFYQSLYVKVDPGDELMAARRRAEKLFGLEAAEPYHPHLSLLYGDLDREEKERILNVMGREFHLRFSISSLLLIRTDGLPRDWEHIHTAEFGG, from the coding sequence ATGGCGGACCAAGCAGCGTATTCCCTGTGGCTGAGACCTTTCGGCGACATCGCCTTCAGCCTGGAACAGCACATAAAGAAACTCAGCAAGAAGTACGACACCCCGCAATTCAAGCCGCACGTCACCCTGCTGGGAAGCGTAAAAAAGGGGCGGACCGAGCTGGTGCAGCTGACCGACACGCTGGCCCGCTCCACAGCCCCCTTCGAAATACTGTTGACAACCGCGGCTTACAACAACACCTTTTACCAGTCGCTCTACGTAAAGGTGGATCCCGGCGACGAGCTGATGGCCGCCCGGCGGCGTGCCGAAAAGCTCTTCGGCCTGGAGGCGGCCGAACCCTACCACCCCCACCTGAGTCTCCTCTACGGCGACCTCGACCGCGAGGAAAAAGAGCGCATACTCAACGTGATGGGACGTGAGTTTCACCTCCGTTTCTCCATCAGCAGCCTGCTGCTGATCCGCACCGACGGCCTGCCCCGCGACTGGGAGCACATCCATACGGCCGAATTCGGCGGCTAG
- the dinB gene encoding DNA polymerase IV, producing the protein MPEDDRKIIHIDMDAFYASVEQRDFPEYRGKPLIVGGSPEGRGVVAAASYEVRRFGVHSAMPAARAARLCPHAIFVRPRFEVYRQVSEQIREIFFRYTDKVEPLSLDEAYLDVTRNHIGRPSATLIARRIRREIREETSLSASAGVSYNKFLSKIASDLDKPDGLSVILPEEAEAFLEELEIGAFHGIGEATESKMHSLGIRTGKELKAWSEIDLVEQFGKTGRFYYRIVRGIDSREVKAHRIRKSIGKERTFSEDVDDLDWIRDFLRELAGKVSGSMRKKKAAGKTVTLKVRYADFETVTRSTSFHQYIDGAEDIAATAVGLLEETEVGRRKVRLLGITLSNLNLNERGHFEQLEIPFGEE; encoded by the coding sequence ATGCCTGAAGACGACCGCAAAATCATCCATATCGACATGGACGCCTTCTACGCCTCCGTGGAGCAGCGGGACTTCCCCGAATACCGGGGCAAGCCGCTGATCGTGGGGGGCTCGCCCGAAGGGCGCGGGGTGGTGGCCGCCGCCAGTTACGAAGTGCGCAGATTCGGAGTGCACTCGGCTATGCCGGCGGCGCGGGCCGCCCGGCTCTGTCCCCATGCCATTTTCGTCAGGCCCCGCTTCGAGGTCTACCGCCAGGTCTCCGAACAGATTCGTGAGATCTTCTTCCGCTACACCGACAAGGTGGAGCCGCTGTCGCTGGACGAGGCCTACCTGGACGTCACCCGCAACCACATCGGGCGGCCTTCTGCCACCCTCATCGCGCGCCGCATCCGCAGGGAAATCAGGGAAGAGACTTCCCTGTCCGCCTCCGCAGGGGTGTCCTACAACAAGTTCCTGTCCAAGATCGCCTCGGATCTCGACAAGCCCGACGGGCTTTCGGTCATCCTGCCTGAGGAGGCCGAGGCCTTCCTGGAGGAGCTGGAGATCGGAGCCTTCCACGGCATCGGCGAAGCCACCGAGTCGAAGATGCACTCCCTGGGCATCCGCACCGGGAAGGAGCTGAAAGCGTGGTCGGAGATCGACCTGGTGGAGCAGTTCGGGAAAACCGGGCGCTTCTACTACCGCATCGTGCGCGGCATCGACTCCAGGGAGGTAAAGGCCCACCGCATCCGAAAGTCCATCGGCAAGGAACGCACCTTTTCGGAGGATGTGGACGACCTGGACTGGATCCGTGACTTCCTGCGCGAGCTGGCCGGCAAGGTATCCGGCAGCATGCGCAAGAAGAAGGCCGCCGGCAAGACGGTTACCCTGAAGGTGCGCTACGCCGACTTCGAAACGGTGACCCGCAGCACCTCCTTTCACCAGTATATCGACGGGGCGGAGGACATCGCCGCAACGGCCGTTGGCCTGCTGGAGGAGACCGAGGTGGGACGGCGCAAGGTACGCCTGCTCGGCATTACCCTGTCCAACCTGAACCTCAACGAGCGCGGGCACTTCGAGCAGCTGGAGATTCCCTTCGGGGAGGAGTAA
- a CDS encoding DUF1508 domain-containing protein translates to MPKCEIYKDMKDEWRWRLTSKNGDIEDHSSQGFETREECEKDGKENGSCTSYKRV, encoded by the coding sequence ATGCCCAAGTGCGAGATTTACAAGGATATGAAAGACGAATGGAGATGGCGCCTGACAAGCAAGAACGGCGACATCGAGGATCACTCCTCCCAGGGCTTCGAAACCCGCGAGGAGTGTGAGAAAGACGGCAAGGAAAACGGCAGCTGTACCAGCTACAAGCGGGTATGA
- the queA gene encoding tRNA preQ1(34) S-adenosylmethionine ribosyltransferase-isomerase QueA → MPYNLSDFNYELPEELIAQQPSSPRDHARLLVYDRESGSITDDRFYNIADHLHPATTLVANNSRVEPCRLLFEGGSMEIFILEELQEGRVRALVRPGRKFREGRTVDLGEGKEAEVLEVDGEGIRTLRMTPAAGDASYAPHRRTPFPPYIEQDESLSEEYQTVYARSRKSGASKAAPTAGLHFTPELLRSLKDRGWTWTEVTLHVGLGTFAPVKADAIEEHTMHGEEYEINERAARELNRAGHLTAVGTTSVRVLEAEAGVRERFEACRSSTDIFIRPGYEFRAVDALITNFHLPKSTLLMLVAAMTGLEEMHRIYRHAMEERYRFYSFGDAMLIR, encoded by the coding sequence ATGCCGTACAACCTGTCCGACTTCAACTACGAGCTTCCCGAGGAGCTCATCGCCCAGCAGCCGTCCAGCCCGCGAGACCACGCCCGCCTGCTGGTCTACGACCGCGAAAGCGGCTCCATCACAGACGACCGCTTCTACAACATTGCCGACCACCTGCACCCGGCCACCACCCTGGTGGCCAACAACAGTCGCGTGGAGCCCTGCCGGCTGCTGTTCGAGGGTGGTTCCATGGAGATCTTCATTCTGGAAGAGCTGCAGGAAGGACGCGTGCGTGCCCTGGTGCGGCCCGGGCGCAAGTTCCGTGAGGGCAGAACGGTGGACCTGGGGGAGGGAAAAGAGGCCGAGGTGCTGGAGGTGGACGGGGAGGGCATCCGTACCCTGCGCATGACACCCGCGGCGGGAGACGCCTCCTACGCTCCCCACCGCCGTACGCCCTTCCCGCCGTACATCGAGCAGGACGAGAGCCTATCGGAGGAGTACCAGACCGTCTACGCTCGCTCGCGGAAGTCTGGCGCCAGCAAGGCGGCTCCCACGGCGGGCCTGCACTTCACCCCGGAACTGCTGCGTTCGCTGAAGGATAGAGGATGGACGTGGACCGAGGTGACCCTACATGTGGGACTGGGCACCTTCGCGCCCGTAAAGGCGGACGCCATCGAGGAGCACACCATGCACGGCGAAGAGTACGAAATCAACGAGAGGGCCGCCCGGGAACTGAACCGCGCCGGCCACCTGACCGCGGTGGGCACCACCTCCGTACGGGTGCTGGAGGCGGAGGCGGGGGTGCGGGAGCGTTTCGAGGCCTGCCGCTCCTCCACCGACATCTTCATCCGTCCGGGCTACGAATTCCGGGCGGTGGACGCGCTGATCACCAACTTCCACCTGCCCAAGAGCACGCTGCTCATGCTGGTGGCTGCCATGACCGGCCTGGAGGAGATGCACCGCATCTACCGGCACGCCATGGAGGAGCGCTACCGCTTCTACTCTTTCGGAGACGCCATGCTTATAAGATAG
- a CDS encoding dienelactone hydrolase family protein: MKSIFKNILVLATVLLLAACSSGSGDEYVDRMEDEHAGDQPVSNTEAFPQEHPVDTMSVPYALINGEEVTGYMARPEVSRNYPQGVIVIHEWWGLNENVKMMTRRLAGQGYTALAVDLYHGKVATSPDSAGAYAREARSNESRSIRHLEQAYQYLTQRFDVKNVGIIGWCFGGGYSLQASLAMPEQIDATVIYYGSLVTDPSELETLQMPILGIFGAEDSGIPPSEVNEFRDVLDSLGKEHSIHIYDGAGHAFANPSGTRFNEEAATDAWQKTVSFFEEHLKTGRE, translated from the coding sequence ATGAAGTCAATTTTTAAGAATATACTTGTTCTCGCAACCGTCCTGCTGCTGGCCGCCTGTTCGTCGGGCAGTGGCGACGAGTACGTGGACCGCATGGAGGATGAGCACGCCGGCGACCAGCCGGTGTCCAACACCGAAGCCTTTCCCCAGGAACATCCCGTGGATACCATGAGCGTGCCCTATGCCCTGATCAACGGGGAAGAGGTAACCGGTTACATGGCCCGCCCGGAGGTGTCCCGCAACTACCCGCAGGGCGTCATCGTCATCCATGAATGGTGGGGGCTGAATGAGAACGTCAAGATGATGACCCGCAGGCTGGCCGGACAGGGCTACACCGCACTGGCGGTGGACCTCTACCACGGCAAGGTGGCCACCTCGCCCGACAGCGCCGGCGCCTACGCCCGTGAGGCGCGGTCCAATGAGAGCCGCAGCATCCGACACCTTGAGCAGGCCTACCAGTACCTGACCCAGCGATTTGACGTCAAAAACGTGGGTATCATCGGCTGGTGTTTCGGGGGAGGCTACTCGCTGCAGGCATCCCTCGCCATGCCGGAGCAGATCGATGCGACGGTGATCTACTACGGCAGCCTGGTCACCGATCCTTCCGAGCTGGAGACTCTTCAGATGCCCATTCTGGGCATATTCGGAGCGGAGGACAGCGGCATTCCGCCCTCCGAGGTGAACGAATTCCGGGACGTGCTGGACTCCCTCGGCAAGGAGCACTCCATCCACATCTACGACGGGGCGGGGCACGCCTTCGCCAACCCCTCCGGCACGCGCTTTAACGAGGAGGCGGCCACCGATGCCTGGCAGAAAACCGTGTCCTTCTTCGAAGAGCACCTGAAGACCGGCAGAGAATAG
- a CDS encoding DoxX family protein codes for MLDKLRSLKPDAIVSLDTALLLLRVGAGILIFTHGYGKLSGVLEGNMGFMDPIGLGAGLSKVLVAFAEGICSLLIAVGLWTRLAAIPLVINTAVITFIVHWEDGWGRMELPLFFLIVFTFLLFTGGGSYSLDGMMSREKS; via the coding sequence ATGCTTGACAAGCTGCGTTCTCTCAAACCCGACGCCATCGTAAGCCTCGATACCGCCCTACTCTTGCTGCGTGTGGGTGCAGGTATTCTGATCTTTACCCACGGCTATGGAAAACTCTCCGGCGTGCTGGAAGGCAATATGGGATTCATGGATCCCATTGGCCTGGGCGCGGGACTTTCCAAGGTGCTGGTGGCCTTTGCCGAGGGCATCTGTTCCCTGCTCATAGCGGTGGGCCTGTGGACCCGCCTGGCTGCCATTCCGCTGGTCATCAACACGGCGGTCATCACCTTCATCGTGCACTGGGAGGACGGATGGGGACGGATGGAGCTGCCGCTCTTCTTCCTGATCGTATTTACGTTCCTGCTGTTTACGGGAGGCGGCTCCTATTCACTGGACGGCATGATGTCGCGGGAAAAGAGCTAG
- a CDS encoding FAD-binding oxidoreductase, with protein MAYSVRITDIKQLTHDVRQLRFEKPDGYVFEPGQATEVAIDRDGWREKKRPFTFTSLNDDSYLEFTIKIYPDHHGVTEQIGELEEGDSFLIDDPWGTIQYKGPGVFLAGGAGVTPFIAILRSLREKGDLEGNRLIFSNKTEKDIILRGEFHEMLGDDFVNVITHEETQRYHHGLIDKDFLSGQIDDVEQPFYVCGPKPFNEAMMGYLKELGADPDALVFEE; from the coding sequence ATGGCATATTCCGTACGCATCACCGACATCAAGCAGCTGACCCACGACGTAAGGCAGTTACGGTTTGAAAAGCCCGACGGCTACGTCTTCGAACCCGGCCAGGCCACGGAGGTCGCCATCGACCGGGACGGCTGGAGGGAGAAGAAGCGTCCCTTCACCTTTACCTCGCTGAACGACGATTCCTACCTGGAGTTCACCATCAAGATCTACCCGGACCACCACGGGGTCACCGAGCAGATCGGCGAGCTGGAAGAAGGCGACTCTTTTCTGATCGACGACCCCTGGGGCACCATCCAATACAAGGGGCCGGGCGTCTTCCTGGCCGGCGGCGCGGGGGTTACGCCCTTCATCGCCATCCTGCGCAGCCTGCGCGAGAAGGGCGATCTGGAGGGCAACAGGCTTATCTTCTCCAACAAAACCGAAAAGGATATTATCCTGCGGGGGGAGTTTCATGAAATGCTGGGCGACGACTTTGTCAATGTGATCACCCACGAGGAGACGCAGCGCTATCACCACGGCCTCATCGACAAGGACTTCCTGTCCGGGCAGATCGACGACGTCGAGCAGCCCTTCTACGTCTGCGGCCCCAAGCCCTTCAACGAGGCCATGATGGGCTACCTTAAGGAGCTGGGCGCCGATCCCGACGCGCTGGTCTTCGAAGAGTAG
- the htpX gene encoding zinc metalloprotease HtpX translates to MNRNSLRTVFLMTLVAVLFMLVGQILGGSTGLIMAFVLAMGMNFFSYWKSDKMVLRMYKAEEADRSKHADLYRMVEELCTQADLPIPTLYVIPQRQPNAFATGRNPEHSAIAVTQGILEALDREQLRGVIAHELAHIKNRDILIQTMVTTVVSALTMLAQMAYFIPLGGSSDRGSNPLVALLVLITAPIAATMLQAAISRTREYEADRVGAEICGKPQSLASALERIEDAARQIPMKVSDTAMRSTSHMFPVNPFSGKGIMSLFSSHPPTEERVEALREFARTGIYPTGG, encoded by the coding sequence ATGAACAGGAATTCCCTGAGAACCGTATTTCTGATGACCCTCGTGGCCGTGCTCTTCATGCTGGTCGGCCAGATCCTTGGAGGGTCCACCGGACTGATTATGGCTTTTGTGCTGGCCATGGGCATGAACTTTTTCAGTTACTGGAAATCGGACAAGATGGTGCTGCGCATGTACAAGGCGGAGGAGGCCGACCGCAGCAAACATGCCGATCTATACCGCATGGTGGAGGAACTCTGCACGCAGGCGGACCTTCCAATACCTACACTCTACGTGATTCCCCAGCGCCAGCCCAACGCCTTTGCCACGGGACGCAATCCCGAACATTCGGCGATAGCGGTAACGCAGGGTATCCTGGAGGCGCTCGACCGCGAACAGCTTCGCGGGGTGATCGCCCATGAGCTGGCTCATATCAAGAACCGCGATATCCTGATCCAGACCATGGTGACTACGGTGGTGAGCGCCCTCACTATGCTGGCGCAGATGGCCTATTTCATACCATTGGGCGGCAGCAGCGACCGCGGATCCAATCCCCTGGTAGCTCTGCTGGTGCTGATAACCGCCCCCATCGCAGCGACCATGCTGCAGGCGGCGATCAGCCGCACACGCGAGTACGAGGCCGACCGGGTGGGAGCTGAAATCTGTGGCAAACCGCAGAGTCTGGCCTCGGCGCTGGAGCGTATCGAAGATGCGGCCCGGCAGATCCCCATGAAGGTGTCCGACACCGCCATGCGCTCCACCTCCCATATGTTTCCCGTAAACCCCTTCAGCGGCAAAGGTATCATGAGCCTGTTCTCCTCTCACCCGCCCACGGAGGAACGGGTGGAAGCTCTCCGGGAGTTTGCCCGCACCGGGATCTATCCCACCGGCGGCTAG